The nucleotide window ATGTTTTGCGATTGTCATGTAGTTAAGAAATTTTGGGATGATGTGAAAAGGTGGATCGAAAACAAAGTTAATATAAACCTCTCTTGGAAAAAAGATAATCTTCTTTTTGGCGTTGGTCCTAGCTATATTATTCTGGATTTGATTCTAATTTTATGCAGATTccatatatataaaatgaaaatgaaagaaaataacccttcgatccacattttcaagaaagaactgcaaaatcattacaaattagaaaaatatatttacatatgtaataataatattggtatATTTTATAAAAGATGGGGCATTTTCAATTCACTCTGTAGAGAATAAGATTTAGACCCTCATACACGCGGAGAGGTTTTTGCATGGCGATGTGTAGTGGCAGAACCTTGTAATGTGAGGTTCTGTACTTACATAGCGTTGTGCGAGAGCTTCTCTGTGtgtatgcaaatatatttcatcatGTGTATCATGTAATATCATTGTGTATCATGTGTATGATTAATGTTTACCTCTGTTTAAAGTTTAActtgaataaatgtttttttcctttgaaaaaaaaaaagaaaaaaaaaaaaaaatagtgctgtatttttctggtatGGAGAGTATGGAGTATGCATATGAATGAGCAAATAATTGGTTGACAAAGCTTCACAACACCCTCTATATCCAAACACTTTTTAATATACTACAACATTTGCCCCATAGCAATTTTTTGCTCCCAAAATTGCCCTTTTGGGGAAAACTCccatcaatcagtcaatcaatgtACTCATTTAGTATAATGCTTTAGGAAAGCCCTTGTTTGATATATAATTTCAAACGTACAAATGCGCGAGCACGCAAAACATTTGGCACATTCAAGCTAAAATGGtggaatatggtgcaaaagtggaacaatttCGGGCAAATggacactttttaggctaaaatagcCGGCCAACTATGacgttaatttggtcagaaacctacatgCAGACGTCAACACACTACACAACATTGAGGATTGATTGTATGGACCGcctcttatcaaaatattgaccTCCCCCTCCCCATACCCACCGAATTACGCTTATGCACGGCGTTGAAAGGAAATTTTGCCATTTGGCGGAAATTGTACGTTTACTATGAAATACTTCAATAACAAGAAAAGAAACAATTGAGTGGTTTTTGAGAGAAGATTTGGATCATTTTCCCCAGGAAATAAAGATGGACCTTACCCTGGTAGTATCAAAGTCAACTGCTTTATTCCAAGTTGGTGCCATTTCTTTCGCATCTTTGTCGAATATTGCAACAGCCTTGAAGATCAATTTAGGTAGATTTGAGGTTGATACGTTGTAACCATGTTGTTGGAATTCAGCTTTTAATATCTCAGCCACATCAGACATCCACATAGATTTGTTTACTAAGATATGACGACGACCTAGGGATAAAGCAGATAGATGATTCTGTGACCTACATAGTCTGGACCGTGCTGAAATATCAATATTTGGCTTGACTTAAAAGTAACGTCCGCGCATGTGTTTTCATAGGCATGATAGGAGTATAGGTATACAGAGACATTTCCATGAAAATCTGTGAGTGGTTGGAACACCAATGGAACACCATTGTTTTGCTTGCTAGTGTCTCCTGAACAACATATTTAATAAGGACAAAAAAAGGAAGTGGGGGGGAATGCTAATttgaatattaaaacaaaaatgacaaatttaaaaatacAGCATGTACAGCGCGTATTtagtacgcaggggggggggggtgcggtcGTCCCCCAATTggtaaaagtatacaaaaagtcccaaaaattaCAATATGCGAGCGTAGTGAGCCAAAACAATCAGTTTCTTtacgctttttggtcaaaaaaaaaaaaagaaagtccacttttcacaaaatcgccctccctccaaaagtccactttttcaaaatcagcacctccccccccccaaatcctgcgtacgggcctgttctTACCTGCAGCTTCTGGCTCCGTCATTGCCTTGATATGTCCTCTGGCAACATCCCTCACATCTACGACGCCAAAGTTAATTCTCAAATTAGCAGGTGGGTCACTAGTCAGTATTCTCTTGACCAGAGTAATGGAGCTGCAATAGGACCCTGACAGCACCGGACCCATGACATAGCCTGGGTTGACAACGGCTAATTCAAACTTCTTATCATCTATATAAAAGGAAAATAAAATTGATTCAGCTGAAGGAGCCAATTAAAAAATGTTCTTATTATCATTGATCTGTAAAGTAAAATAACCAAGCATTAGGCTAAAAAGAAGATTTATGTCTCAAAACGCCCATCCGACAGATGCCTTGAAATGATGCCACTATATATTTTGGTAGTGGGTCAGCTGGACGATTttgtaattgaagacctgagcgcaagaagaccgtaagtccacttggcctctcaacatgtatacactaaagttacgtatagtttgttagggctttataatgtttaatacatgttccagggtgaaaacatcagaaaggttgtgaaagacttgttttggcccctgaacatgtatgaaacattaccaaactatacgaaactatacgcaacttgagtgtatacatgttgaggggccaagtggacttacggtcttcttgcgctcaggtcttcaattttgCCCACTGAAAACTAGACACAAAAAAGAGTGTCGAGCACCGATACATCAAAACTAAAGTTACACATAAAATATAATGGAATGGATACTTTCAGGCCGGATAGGCCCCGTGGACGGCTATTCTTAGGAGCAGCATGTCGAATTTTACACACAGATAATACTTACCAGGTAATGATTTCATGAATTCCCAAGCACTCTTCTCAGCGAGTGCTTTACTTTTGGGATAAGGTGTGAGGGTGCTGACATCAGGCCAATCTTCTTCAGTATGTGCTCTTGGTTTGGGTGCCGCAGCATCTTTAAAACACAATTATGATAATTTATAATTATCAAATGCAATTCAAACCCCATTTTGTAATGCTATTGATCGATGTTAAGAACAATACCGGTATGTTCCTATAATTTTTGATCTCAATacacattaggccaaataaaaaataaaacatgtttcacgtcctctcccgcttccttttttgaggtttcttcaattttattttttgaaattcagttataacttttcaaaaaatacgtgaaacatgttttttattttacttggccttatcatcCTTGTTTTGTATGTCTATGAtaacattaaggggtactacaccctgtggtaaatttgtgactatttttgcatttttctcaaaattaataacacactggtaaaaaaagttatgtatattattggggcaaggaatccaattactacactgaaatttcagtgactcaagacaagcggttcagtaaatatgataggaaataaggtacatcctagcggtacctcattttctatcataagtaTCGAATCGCttctcttgggtcactgaaatttcagtgtagtaattggatcccttgcccctataatatacataacttttgttaccagcgtgttattagtttttgagaaaaatgcaaaaatagtcacacatttattgaggggtgtagtacccccttaattttcaTTTTGGTCGATTTTGCAGGATTTGCCAAGGTATGGTCGATTTTGCAGGTATCACGGGCCTCACAAGAAACTTTCAAACATATATATACATACCCGAAATAGCATACACCGAGCTTGTCAACACAACACGTTTCACTGTGCCCGCATCGGCACAAGCTTGTAGCACAGATGTGGTACCCTGCACTGCTGGTTTGATGAGTTCGTTCTCATCTGTTGGAGATGCTACTGGAAAAGGACTTGCAAGATGGAGCACGTGGGAGCATCCCTGAACAACACTGGATAAAGAAAGGATTTCAAAAGCGACTTATTTTACCTGTATACAGTTACATAAAAGAATGATGCATTTTGGATGCGAATCACGGCCACTGTCATGGTTAGCACATTCCCGGCGTTgcaggccggatttaccttttggtgGCACTGGGCCAGCCAGGCCAAAGTTTGGAGGCTCGCAAACGTGTGTACAAAGGTATGTGTACTcatgtggccaagttttggtttaggtataagatCGGCAGGGGTGGCGGGAGCATCGGAGGGAGAATTAAATTACAGGACGACGACAATAGCTTTTTAGgacaatttcagactatttcagCCCAAAGAGAAAGTGAACTTTGCTATATAATGGGTCAGttccaattttaccctattttggcccaaaacatggggtTTTTCTCGGGCTttaaggaagatgcacagggcaatttttgagCCCTTAAATTTGAGGGGCACATGAGTCGGGGGACTCGGGCCCATCTGgcacaatggtaaatccggcccatGTCCCTGGCGGTGATGATTAGCTGGAAataaaattaattggcaacatctgtagattccTTGGTACATCTAGAATTCGGATGGAAACTATACAATATCGTGCAGTCAATTTCGAAAAGAGTAAGGTGTTAGTCACTGTTGACTCTACCAATCCGTCCCAGTTGTGCTATACCATCAAGTATATTCCCGTGTTTTCAGTGATAAGCCCCATTGGCCTTTTTAGATAAATCCCACACACCTCAGATATCGCCgttatttgacgtcacaccgatgcGCATATTGTTTAGCGACCATCGTatctgcgcattgcaagtcgtcgtgacgtcaaatgacgacaccTGGGATCTAACCCCATGAAAAGGTCAATTTACTGACATGATTGCATCCCGTATCATAAAATGAATTTCTAACCAAATGGCATAAGCCTAGACTAATTATGTGGTGGTTTACATTACACGGAAGCACTCTATTTAACGTTAGTTTTAGACATTTAATTCTTTTCATTATTTCTCACCCGgaaccagaaccaaatttgttcgatcttcaAATCGACCGCGGAATTAATGGTAAAATTTGTAATGTTCAATAGCATCACATGCAAAGATTTGAATATataatcacaattaacaatagtcataCAATTTATAGATTTCCCAAATAACAAGGATCGACCcaaatcatcatcagtcggctgcggagcaggcgactacaagctttctcaaactaatgcgatcttgggcaagcgaaacaattttgtttggctgcaacatcccttcagtaCTGTAAGTACATTGTGCGCGGCCGTCcaggtttcctcttcccatgtggtggaatataaagcgctttattctttcacaggctcgccatcttcaagacgcagtatagcgccgagaaatttgagttgatgatgctgtatgtgttgacttgtgttaaaacctttctcatatttaatttaccacatatattaaactttatttctccgtcttgatgaatcttgactttggcaaccagtggagtggtgttggtcaggttgtaaaTGGTTTCATTTTTTTCGACCCAAATAAGCAACCCTATTTATtattgctggtttcatactttcctgccgcttgccgctttgattttgcttcactgcgcagttgcatcagaaacgctagcggtgaccagcggcaagccgatatatcaatCACTTCACtccgctttgcccaagcggcagcaccgctgggagttgaattcgaGTCAActtggagcggtgccgctctgacgtttgagaacaaaatacgattttggagcggtgcttaACGACAAcaatggctttcagagtcatggcGCCAGTGCCGCTCAgcagtgtgccgctccgcttgcaaacAACTACAAGCGGCATAATGAAGCGTCACGCTGCTCAGCGGCAAACGGCAGAAACCAGCATTACGCTAGGGCGCCTTCGCCTATATGGAAAACACTGAAATAAGGAatcaaaacagaaaaaaatataaTGAGACAAAACCCACCTTGCCCAGCACTGCTCATTCAACAAGTCTGCCTCCACAAGCTCCAATTCGTGAGCTGCATTTGGACAAAGATCTTTCAAATGTTTCACTTTGTTCGCATTCTTTAGACTTCTCACTGTTCCTCGTACTTTGTATCCAGCTTGTTGCAACTGCTGAACTGTATGGGTGGCAATGAAGCCTGATGCACCGGTTACCAACACACCTGCATGAAATAACAATAGGGCATAAtgtgtaataaaaattccctttaaaaggaaagccagcctcaatgtagaagaggtcttgtaattagttttggtcaatgtgaaaggcattttaggatcacggcttactacagccatgttacatgacagtccaccaaaccatcaacggtgagaagatgtacactgaaactgcagaaaacattaactcctaatctcctgtcaactctttaattcattattgttcattattattaattcattattgttctctaaattgttctgttctggttttatttgtcttttcagccttttacccacgatatttcaatttccaattttttaataccataacttacgaactcaagaCAACTTTTAGAAATATTCTGATACATTGAATAGATTTTTACACGTCTTCagtgaagatatcttacccttcccagaatcctttgctacatgacacatcacctcattacagcaaatgacacTCCAATTACTTTGTACAGCTTCCTTTGTTCTTATTTTGAGAATCGACTCTAAACATTAGTCAATAGATCTCGATGTCGTCTGACGTCTGTTTAATTAGGTATTTGTTGTCACCCATGTCGCACTATCAGttgaaaggtttctatacaaaacgattctcttataaaccatcatgcacacagtttccacctcaatacacctgagcacacattttcgtccaagagctctcaagcaagcagaattacaaaatgggctattccagataaagtaTGCACACCCCCCATAGAGGATATGGAAACTTGATGCtctaaaaatctggaaatcctcatacaaagagcaagaaaagtctggaaatccaggtAGCAAGTGTGTTCAAGGGGGTTGAGGAATAAGATTTTGATCAGGAAAAAAACTGGATTTCCATTAGCCATCCcaaaaaaattctggaattccaGGAGTGAGGAGCAAAAAACCCCTGGAAATCCAGGCAACATTATTGTGTTCAAGGGGGTTGAGGAATAAGATTTTGATCgacaaaaaatctggatttccattAGCCATCGCCAAAAATTTCTGGAAATCCAGTAGTGAGGtttaaaaaatctggaattcctaaATGAAAGACAAAAGGGCATACAGGAATAGTATGAATGCAAAATAAATGGAATTCCAATATAGGCCATAGAGGAATTATGTTTAAGATGACCAGAAAACTTGGAAAGCGTTATAAAAAGGGGGGGGCAGAAGATCTGTAATTCCATAGGGCATAGCTGAAAAACTGTTAAAAAATAGTCCTGATTTCAGTGCGTATGAATGTGTATCTGATCtgacccaaaataaaacaaattaacgaAATAGCCACCAAAATATAATATCAATTTCCTGGATTTCAATGTAAGCAATTTTGCACTGAAATTTATCTAATtttgcatcaaaaaatttttttattataaaaattgaGCCAATATTCCCAGTTTTGAGCAAAGTCTGAAATGGTATCCCTTTTGAAAGCAAGTTCATTGAAAGCAAACTACTAACTAGTAGGAGCAAGAAGATCTCTGGTAggagtgatgatgatgacattgatGAGTTGCAACTTGCAAGACCTGTTTGTTTTACCACTGACCTTTTTAACAAGTTCAAGaaaagtcaatactattatgTAATTGTTCATGGTACATGGCACACACACAAagggaaaatcaatattgtattaaagttcttggtcataaacctctTCTTCATGCCTGTTCATGCAGTACTGTACATTGTAGCCCTTTTAAATGCTACACGTACCTAtctgttttattttataaattatttactggggtgcttttagaatattttagttGAGATGCATGTACCCCATGTAGCTGGATGTCAGAGAGAAACTTTCTTaattctgtgtattaaaaacaaatctacccatcgcggcttggggttttaatactaatattaacagGCTTGATTTCCGGGATGGATTGATTTTCAAcgatggatacaaattttaagtttagcattagtttttattattataaaaattaaaatgtgacaaaataaaaaagtaaaataaatttaataatacttAATAGTATTAATGGCTACGAAAAACCCCTTCtctacgggcccaaccgacccagaatttaaagtttattttgcttaaatcataaaattataccatattttggctgaaatttagaaaatatgtcaaaattcttCCGATTTTGGTGATGATTTTACTTTTTTAGGGCAATTTTAGCTtcctctagaaaaaaaaaaagcacaaaaacACCCGACcgtacttgaagttgaaaggtctATCTGCCCGTAGAAAAGGGTGGGTTTTTAGTCGCCTAAAATActtttagattaataaataacatgacagaaaaaaaaaccagaaaattttacaataatagtttttttctgttcattttaatgcaaattttgaacaaatagtATCGGCAAATTCATATAGCGATAAAATGCCAAGATTACACATAagtataaaatttgaaagagggactcttaaatatacatttaaaaatccaaaagcaaAAATCAAGAAGTACATATTAAAATTGATTTACTATATTATTTAAATGATGCTCCTCGTCTAAAAAAATCCGGACCGTGTTTTGTATCTGGAAAATGTTACGTATTTACGaactaaaatgtcagacgaattcgtctatggattgtctgaaattgataacatttgaaagagggactatgaataggttttttttaattaacttaaatttatcaaaaatggtaaaaactgaaaaagttgatttaaatcagcgaTTTGTTTAAATCTAGATttttaaattgaccaaaatcaggttttcatcaaaatcacattttaaatcaaaatatcacaatgtgaaccaaaaatcacattgtaaaccaaaaatcacatgaattgagtaaaatttATCCCAAAGTAAAAAAGGAAAAGATTTTGctctgctgtttagtaaaattttgcacaataccggAGTAAACGTGTTACATAATCAAGTTGAGTAAACTTTACCCAGTTAGAAGGACGTTCCTTTACCATCCAAGAGTATGATTTTATCAATGATTTAGTAATATTTTTTAAGAGTGTACAATTGTGCTAATTCATTTCATCTTTTTAATGGCAATCAACATGATGAATTCATGTTTGGTGAACATGGTTCACACAGCAAAGACAACCTGTTTGTCAACTATGTAATTGTAATTGCCAAGCTTTGTATTAGCAAATATAGATATGGTAACCACCCCAATCTTCTCTTTTTGTTTGATAATGAACTCAAAATTCGCAATATATCTAATTGTTCAACTTAATTTCTTatacttgtatattttatatagtgTAATGCAATAATCTGTGTGTTCTGAAAATGTGtgatttaattatttaaatatgtataatatgtgGTTTTCGTAATATGTATAATAAAGGCTTATGCCTGACAACTCGTCAAAAAATTTAATCAACATGATGAATGATGAGAGATTTTTACTTCAAGTGATGCAAATAAGACTATACTCAACTGGTTTTTTTAAATTAGTCAATAAACAAGCCTCTGAAGACAGGCACTGCTAGTTTAAGACTTTTgggcattattttttttatattaatatgttAATATAGGTTCTAAATTATTTTCGTTAATTAACACTAAAAGTTTGCATTGTACACAGGCTTACTATATTCAGTCACATTAATTTGCTGTTTTGGGGGAAATTGGTGATTTTTGCTGACAAGGCTAAATACAATAAATTACGGGATATTTTATATACTGgtacttgtgaaaaatattatggagactggaacatatacacaaaataatatttatataaattatttatttatatacattATTGATCAAGTTTTAGCTTAGAATTCTGCACCCATGACTGCATAAAAAAATTCCCAGATTTTTTCAGTTCATTTATTATTAGATGCATTTTAAACCCATACGTTTAAACTTTTGATTGTGAAAACAATTCACCTGGACTGTTGATCATGTGCCATGTCGGCCATGAATTTTGGCAAATTCTAAAAGCAAGATTTCAGTGCCtcgatttgaaaaaataattgatatgttattgacctataaagtaccatttcataagaaacccctttgacacTTTTACAATATGCATTATATGAAAaggtaaataaatccaagtaaggtaagtAAGTGctcacagtaaagtgctcaaccaagaagggagctggaatatatttaaaatagacttggtggttACGTTTATTAAAGCATGAAAAACATGCATTATTAGTTCATTATGAAACCCTATGAAAACATGCATATTATGAAAAAGCCTGTGTATGACAAGGCAAATAATATACTTCTGTTAATTTTGCTCCTAAATGGTATTTTTGGACTGCGTTATTTTATTCAGTtcatgaccggtcagaatgggacactttgaaaattcataattcgaaaagtttttgtccgattttgaccatttccaccaaaatacttctgttgatgatatCCAGACAACAAtcgtttgcaacaacaatatgaaattttgatggtcgtCCTTGTAGCCTGTGGGTTGCATTGAAGGCCTACTATGtatgaggggcggtcaaaaagttcgtagaacaaggtatgctactttgtcgcacggtaatgaatttggtctcatttgaaagctagcttgatccttcaaaacattactgcaaaagtatttgatttttgcatcactgtatatgggcaggacactctgctgaggaagcctacctccttgaattcacaggtactaccagaagtgaacacagggtcatcCTGGAAATTTGTTCCGACGGTCAGTGGTGAAAACTCACataaaatttaacaatgtactgctgtaaatggtgatgaagtccttgatattcaacagcaacgaaatggtccttAGAGTTCAGGGATGGAATGagtgtccttgaagatcatccaaggtccaaaagacttgctgacgtcactaatgatatacgtgctggtatagtagcattgataatgaataaagaaccaaacaagaacgaTAGCCACAaaaatgacaactctgatgaaagtgtttatAACATAAATTTATTAGGTAttacagggtgtcttctagatggagtCCCAGTATCTttatgcacaaaattgatacccagttgacataatcaggtgaacgccttctatacacttagaatgagggcCGAGACAAGTTTCGTCTATATGAGattaaaggtgataagacattaaatcactggaattatgagtctaTTCAGTGGacgcacctggatctcccaccctTAAGAAGATCACCACTCAATCACATAGtggaaggtcttcatcgctgttttctgaaATTCAGGGAGAGtcatgccaaatgaaagtacaatcatgggcatctatatcatacaattttgatagtaaaattgaggcaagccatcatgtgaagaaggttggtggtaggaatgAGACTATTGTGTCCTGTACCCAATTCTCAGTTtgccaagctgccattcacgactaaCTATAAAtcaaccatattgtggtccagcCAGGGTCtctagttagtgaaacctattttagaattttaagacctaccttcataataccaggtttgctggtgatcaatgctggtgagccttcactgaagagtggttcATGGAGCAATCGGAAAACTTCCGTTTTGTTgatatagaaggtttcaagaaatatTGCGACAGGTGCATTTAGGTATGCAATGACCACGTTTAAGATTGacatagaaagaatttggctagtaggcctactctttcaagtaccttgttctacgaactttttgaccaccCCTCGTATGTATACTACATGTAAAAGTCAGTCTCACATCTTCTATTTCAGatatatttaatacatgtaggcctactctccCAAAAGCAAGCTTGAGAACTAGTTTGGAAAACGTAAATCCAGttttaaaacaacaaaatattcagTGGAAACACTCATGGCTTTCGGAGTATTATGACTCTTATCATGTATCGTGTTTTATTCATACGTCCCCAAAGAATATGTAAGCTTTTTGACCGTCCccatcagggaattcccttttacaaaggagcacctgcgtagtacaaggtactgccGCAATTAGCATAAGCACCATCGGCCCGAAATGATCGGACTCGTTTtacttgctgtggcttcatgtatttatcatgtagcctatatattatgtaatatattt belongs to Amphiura filiformis chromosome 18, Afil_fr2py, whole genome shotgun sequence and includes:
- the LOC140140074 gene encoding uncharacterized protein produces the protein MAAQNHPEVTRVLVTGASGFIATHTVQQLQQAGYKVRGTVRSLKNANKVKHLKDLCPNAAHELELVEADLLNEQCWASVVQGCSHVLHLASPFPVASPTDENELIKPAVQGTTSVLQACADAGTVKRVVLTSSVYAISDAAAPKPRAHTEEDWPDVSTLTPYPKSKALAEKSAWEFMKSLPDDKKFELAVVNPGYVMGPVLSGSYCSSITLVKRILTSDPPANLRINFGVVDVRDVARGHIKAMTEPEAAGRRHILVNKSMWMSDVAEILKAEFQQHGYNVSTSNLPKLIFKAVAIFDKDAKEMAPTWNKAVDFDTTRMRQVLKIEPIPIQDTFVDMGYNVIEGGHVKKHKNYKGRPTAKS